The window AGCGTATGAAGCTGTACGCTGAGAATGCGTCCGGTTTCTGCTACTTCGTTTCCGTGCTTGGCACCACTGGTCAGCGCGAGTCGCTGCCCACTCGTATCAAGGCAAAGCTCACCGAGGCCAAGGAAGTGTTCGACATTCCCATCGCCCTCGGATTCGGTATCAAGCATCCCGATCAGCTCACCGAGTTCGACGGATTGTTGGATGCCGCCGTATTCGGCTCTGCCCTGATCACACACATAGAGGATGGCAAGTCGAGTGCCGAGTTCATGGAGCCTTGGAAGTAGAGAAGCGAATATGATGCCGCTGCGCGGCGATTGACAGGAGATTTCGCCTCCGGCGGCCAAAGGGCTATACCCTTTGGAATCCCTTTCTCGCCTTCGGCAAATACTAAGCTAGTTAAAAGGTCTTGGAGAAGTCTCTCCAAGGCCTTTTCGATTGCCCCGGGTCGAAGACACATATGGGATTCTTAAGGCTATAAACTATGTTTACGGATGAAATTACAATACACATTTTACTTTCTCACACAGGCACATGGAAATATAGCATCATTCAAGATAATAATGTATTACTCAGGCCATAAAAAATTTAGCAATGACGAATTGGAAACCATAATTTCTTGGAATGATGCCAAAAGGATGACTTTGTCCCTTTTCATATTTATGGCAAAGTATTGAGGTTATGACATTATTTACTATAGTAATACATATTCAAAAAACATCTTTACTTCTTCGTGATAATGATTGATTAATACAGACCTCAGCGTGACTGGACGCACGATTACTTCTTAGCCCCTATTGGGCACCTCACGTTTTGCGTAAGATCTAGATTTACTCCTTCCGTACCAGAGCCTTTCAAATATACCCGGCGAACCCGGGATCGACCGCTGTCACGCTCCGTCGTTTTTTTGCTTTTTTTCCAAGGACTTTATGACCTTTACTTCTTTTTTGCTTGATCGGCGTCTTGACGCCGGTATCAAGTCCTGCGGCTACGAAACTCCCACCCCGATTCAACAAAAAGCCATCCCACTGATTCTTAACGGAAATGACGTTATGGGATTGGCTCAGACTGGCACCGGTAAAACTGCCGCTTTTGCTCTGCCTGTTCTTCAAAAACTGCTTACAAACTCTCCTTCTCAGAAAGGCCCTCGCATCCTCGTCCTGGCCCCCACACGAGAGTTGGCAATGCAGATCAACGAGAGCTTTGTCTCCCTTGCCAAACAGACCCACATACGCAGTAGTATAGTTATCGGCGGTATCGGAATGGGCCCTCAAATAAAGGCTCTCGATACTTCCCATGTCATTGTTGCTTGTCCCGGACGACTCGTCAGGCTCATCAACAAGGGGGTTGTTGACTTCAGAGGCATCGACACGTTGGTGCTTGATGAGGCGGACCGGATGCTCGATATGGGTTTTCTGCCGGATATCAAACGAATCATAGCTCGCCTTCCGGTCAAACGACAAAACCTGTTGTTCTCAGCGACCATGCCCAAATCCATTTTGGCCTTTGCCAATCGCATTCTTGTCGATCCCAAAACGGTTCAGATTAACACAACCTCGCCGGTCTCCAGTGTCAAACACGTCTTCTACAAAACAAGGACTGGCAACAAGGGTGC of the Pseudodesulfovibrio sp. zrk46 genome contains:
- a CDS encoding DEAD/DEAH box helicase, with amino-acid sequence MTFTSFLLDRRLDAGIKSCGYETPTPIQQKAIPLILNGNDVMGLAQTGTGKTAAFALPVLQKLLTNSPSQKGPRILVLAPTRELAMQINESFVSLAKQTHIRSSIVIGGIGMGPQIKALDTSHVIVACPGRLVRLINKGVVDFRGIDTLVLDEADRMLDMGFLPDIKRIIARLPVKRQNLLFSATMPKSILAFANRILVDPKTVQINTTSPVSSVKHVFYKTRTGNKGALLDDIISRSEHKSMLIFTRTKHKAKSLSRKLVNDGHDTTFLQGNMSQKQRDKALNGFRNGRYSIMVATDIVARGIDCDRITHVINFDMPNTAETYTHRTGRTGRAGRTGNAISLVTHDDAKQMRDLKRIMNVSFDQHVAIDPARGNCVDDKKQASSHSPAKTSCPKRRRNHKQSNRVAA